One genomic window of Tribolium castaneum strain GA2 chromosome 10, icTriCast1.1, whole genome shotgun sequence includes the following:
- the l(3)05822 gene encoding SH3 domain-containing protein 19 translates to MFHQKSKKKPPPRPPPPNFMKYKSKSSYNLTQGTPNLIEWSPPSSPKAERTHQFGGSVSSSYSSSTSSLTSSKKSLENDNSVFNITWLSNTSTAVKPRIIRAAPPKKGKDEASGSPPMPKVPPPSPPKGGFDVVTPYGIALFDFPATQPGDLPLQVNDVVELIRRVNSEWLYGKVCDREGIFPESFIQVQVPLPGEDQIVTVLYEFTPQMAGDLPLKPGQKIKVIRKVSDDWLYGECNGLKGQFPRNFVS, encoded by the exons ATGTTCCACCAAAAATCGAAGAAAAAGCCACCCCCAAGGCCTCCACCTCCGAACTTTATGAAATATAAGAGTAAGTCGTCGTATAACCTAACCCAAGGAACCCCGAACTTGATCGAGTGGAGCCCCCCGAGCTCGCCAAAGGCGGAACGTACGCACCAGTTTGGTGGAAGTGTTTCTAGTTCGTACAGTAGCAGTACTAGCAGTCTAACTTCTAGTAAAAAAAGCCTAGAGAATGACAATTCCGTGTTCAATATAACCTGGTTAAGCAATACTTCCACTGCGGTAAAACCGAGGATAATTCGGGCAGCGCCCCCGAAAAAGGGCAAGGACGAGGCATCGGGCTCGCCCCCCATGCCCAAAGTGCCCCCGCCCAGCCCCCCGAAGGGGGGCTTCGACGTGGTGACACCGTATGGCATCGCCTTGTTCGATTTCCCAGCAACACAACCTGGCGACTTGCCACTGCAA GTTAATGACGTTGTTGAGCTGATCAGAAGGGTTAACAGCGAGTGGTTATATGGGAAAGTTTGTGATAGGGAAGGGATTTTTCCTGAGAGTTTTATTCAAGTCCAAGTACCTTTACCTGGAGAAGACCAAATAGTTACAGTTTTATACGAATTTACACCTCAGATGGCGGGAGATTTGCCCTTAAAACCTGGCCAAAAAATCAAGGTTATTAGAAAAGTCTCCGACGATTGGCTTTATGGGGAATGTAATGGCCTCAAAGGACAGTTCCCAAGGAATTTTGTCTCTTAA
- the LOC655160 gene encoding cysteine-rich hydrophobic domain-containing protein 2 has translation MEGFDAIYYEEEEENVEEPESADVSLVPDPVVIRGAGNMTVFGLSNRFSTEFPSGLVSRVAPEEFTETVMRINAILKKTLPVNVKWLFCGCLCCCCTLGCSLWPVICLSKRTQHSLNKLLEWENSYLYNKLGLHWRLTKQQCDSSSMMEYVILIEFLPKIPIYRPD, from the exons ATGGAAGGTTTTGATGCGATTTACTATGAGGAAGAAGAGGAAAACGTTGAGGAACCCGAATCAGCTGATGTCTCCCTAGTCCCTGATCCCGTCGTGATCAGGGGTGCAGGCAACATGACTGT ATTTGGACTGAGTAACCGATTTAGCACGGAGTTTCCCAGCGGGCTCGTCTCGCGCGTAGCCCCCGAGGAGTTCACCGAAACTGTAATGCGCATAAATGCGATTTTGAAAAAGACATTGCCAGTTAACGTGAAATGGCTCTTCTGCGGCTGCTTGTGCTGCTGCTGCACGCTAGGTTGTTCCCTATGGCCTGTTATTTGTCTTAGTAAGAGG ACCCAGCATTCCTTAAACAAACTCCTAGAGTGGGAAAATAGTTACCTTTATAATAAGCTAGGGCTGCATTGGCGCTTGACCAAACAGCAGTGCGACTCTTCATCCATGATGGAATACGTAATTTTAATAGAGTTTCTACCAAAAATTCCTATATACAGACCAGACTAG
- the LOC655236 gene encoding short coiled-coil protein homolog, producing MAGAKLQDDINNIPLADDDPQVIINDEPEQNSISDGNSSSMMHGRSMDSIQSTFTNGSSSPQHNSLEPDTSPDEQEEKARLISQVLELQNTLDDLSQRVDSVKEENLKLRSENQVLGQYIENLMSASSVFQSTSPKIKKK from the exons ATGGCGGGAGCCAAACTCCAGGACGACATAAACAATATCCCCCTGGCTGACGACGACCCGCAAG TGATAATAAACGATGAGCCCGAGCAAAATTCCATTTCGGACGGCAATTCGTCCAGTATGATGCATGGCAGAAGCATGGATTCGATCCAGTCGACGTTCACAAACGGCAGTTCCAGTCCCCAGCACAACAGTCTGGAGCCGGACACAAGTCCGGACGAGCAGGAGGAGAAGGCGCGCCTGATATCGCAAGTCTTGGAGCTGCAGAACACCCTCGACGACTTGTCGCAAAGGGTGGATAGTGTTAAGGAAGAGAATCTCAAATTGCGATCTGAGAACCAAGTCCTGGGCCAATATATTGAAAACTTGATGTCTGCTTCTAGTGTTTTTCAATCGACTTCgccaaaaattaagaagaagTGA
- the Sema5c gene encoding semaphorin-5B translates to MVPHGPLNFLLCLSIFLTLTLSAEHDFRYISFQDLQQSLNKFSQDEVVSYSQMLFDVARNQVLVGARDVLFRLSLTKLELLESAEWPASTDKRIECINKGQSDEFCHNYIKILLTNGKNLFVCGTNAFSPQCSTRKIENVSDVTEWVDGLAKCPYNPAANITGFMSERGEYYFGGPTDFSSSDFVFSKNVGTVTIRTKQYNSFLLNDPQFVGTFETENFVYFLFRETAVEYMNCGKTIYSRIARVCKNDPGGHTMLKDNWTTFLKARLNCSVSGEYPFYFDEIQSMAYVPDENMVYATFTTPSNSIAGSAICAFNLSSIEAAFAGPFKYRENMDSAWGQYNVHHRDHFNCKSSPRSSHLLETSKYQLMDSAVQATTLNPLHVAQLERFTHITIDVLSTKIHTSVHVIYVSTTTGVIKKISVLPRTQETCVVEIWQTVQNPATPVKSIQFLKATKSIYVATEHQVMKIPAEHCSRHTSKTSCLNAMDPYCGWNERYENCSTAPNADPLDKYWKQAVTTCPILDTVVDGGWSSWSPWAPCVQRSAPESDADTCLCQVRECNNPAPKNGGLPCGGPAIAVTNCTVHGGWSVWSAWSACSATCGTAVKTRSRTCTNPAPAHGGRVCVGQDRTEAFCDAEIPPCPAMPQDGGWGEWSDWGDCSPSHCSGCKRRTRVCNNPPPENGGQFCAGNDEEFKFECPEHRKTVSTPWISLTNSSGDYNKRFRCTCKAPVKMSLIKVAMKEEVCNNDNCFTKDSEHPKWSAWGPWGECSVQCGGGLQNRTRYCEGIGCTGPSVQTRECNKHHCREWGCWSEWSPCNASCGWGVKTRHRVCLGSNCSGHDWEKEPCQNAPCESVLGWSNWTSWSVCDKNNEQHRQRQCRTLNPGPNMCQGSSVETRMCIPEQLSDVARMASESPQLASPGGAILFLFLGIVIGLVSGVGGTHYYHKKRRIKIPSSPHYMSPKQNPYITMPLQDRSKKHSASTSNNLLNNGTLKSKYCSDYESATLKRNSHTLNNGHVKQDLLDDDKYYYD, encoded by the exons ATGGTGCCACATggacctttaaattttttactttgcctGTCGATTTTCCTAACACTAACTCTATCGGCGGAGCATGATTTTCGATATATTTCGTTCCAAG ATCTTCAGCAatctttaaacaaattttcacaagATGAGGTTGTCTCCTACTCGCAGATGCTTTTCGACGTGGCCAGGAACCAAGTATTAGTCGGCGCAAG AGACGTCCTCTTTCGCTTATCTTTGACGAAACTGGAGCTTTTGGAGTCGGCCGAATGGCCCGCCTCCACAGACAAACGCATCGAATGCATCAACAAAGGCCAATCGGACGAGTTTTGCCACAACtacatcaaaattttgctaaccAATGGCAAAAACCTATTCGTCTGTGGCACGAACGCATTCTCGCCTCAGTGCTCCACCAGAAAA ATCGAAAATGTGTCCGACGTTACAGAATGGGTGGATGGCTTGGCCAAGTGCCCCTATAACCCTGCAGCCAACATCACCGGCTTTATGTCAGAACGGGGGGAGTACTATTTTGGCGGACCCACGGATTTTTCCAGCTCCGATTTCgtcttttccaaaaatgtgGGCACGGTCACGATCAGGACCAAACAGTACAATAGCTTCTTGCTGAATGACCCGCAGTTTGTGGGCACTTTTGAGACTGAGAATTTCGTCTATTTCTTGTTCAGGGAGACGGCTGTGGAGTACATGAACTGCGGGAAG ACTATTTATTCGCGAATCGCCCGTGTTTGCAAGAATGATCCCGGGGGGCACACCATGTTGAAGGATAACTGGACGACGTTTTTAAAGGCACGGTTAAACTGTTCGGTCAGTGGCGAATACCCCTTTTATTTCGATGAAATCCAAAGTATGGCTTACGTGCCTGATGAAAACATGGTCTATGCCACATTTACAACACCGAGCAATAGTATCGCAGGTTCCGCAATTTGTGCCTTTAACTTATCGTCGATCGAAGCCGCTTTTGCGGGCCCTTTCAAGTACAGGGAAAACATGGACAGCGCTTGGGGGCAGTACAACGTGCACCACCGCGACCATTTCAACTGTAAATCATCGCCACGAAGCAGCCACCTTTTGGAGACGTCCAAATACCAGTTAATGGACAGTGCCGTCCAGGCAACCACTCTAAACCCCTTACACGTCGCCCAATTGGAACGCTTCACTCATATTACAATCGACGTTCTCTCAACCAAAATCCACACTTCCGTCCATGTGATCTACGTGTCCACAACCACCGGTGTGATAAAAAAGATCTCGGTCTTGCCCCGAACCCAGGAGACCTGCGTGGTGGAAATCTGGCAAACGGTCCAAAACCCCGCCACCCCCGTCAAAAGCATCCAGTTCCTCAAAGCCACGAAGTCCATCTACGTGGCGACGGAGCACCAGGTCATGAAAATCCCCGCCGAGCACTGCTCCCGCCACACCTCCAAGACCAGCTGCCTCAACGCCATGGACCCCTACTGCGGCTGGAACGAGCGCTACGAGAACTGCTCGACAGCCCCGAACGCCGACCCCCTGGACAAGTACTGGAAGCAGGCGGTGACCACGTGCCCCATCCTGGACACCGTCGTCGACGGGGGCTGGTCCTCGTGGTCGCCGTGGGCCCCCTGCGTGCAGCGCAGCGCCCCCGAGTCGGACGCCGACACCTGCCTGTGCCAGGTGCGCGAGTGCAACAACCCGGCCCCCAAGAACGGGGGGCTGCCCTGCGGGGGGCCCGCCATCGCCGTGACGAACTGCACGGTGCACGGGGGCTGGTCCGTGTGGTCGGCCTGGTCCGCCTGCTCGGCCACCTGCGGCACGGCCGTCAAAACGCGGAGCCGGACCTGCACCAACCCGGCCCCGGCGCACGGCGGGCGCGTCTGCGTGGGGCAGGACAGGACTGAGGCGTTTTGCGACGCGGAGATACCCCCCTGTCCGGCGATGCCCCAGGATGGGGGCTGGGGCGAATGGAGCGACTGGGGCGACTGTTCGCCCAGTCATTGCTCCGGGTGTAAGAGGAGGACAAGGGTTTGTAATAACCCACCCCCGGAAAATGGGGGGCAGTTTTGTGCCGGGAATGACGAAGAGTTCAAGTTTGAGTGTCCAGAGCACCGGAAAACCGTCAGTACGCCCTGGATAAGTCTTACCAACAGCTCCGGGGACTACAATAAACGGTTCAG GTGCACGTGCAAGGCCCCAGTGAAGATGTCGTTAATTAAGGTCGCAATGAAGGAGGAAGTTTGTAATAATGATAACTGCTTTACGAAAGACAGTGAACATCCCAAGTGGAGTGCGTGGGGGCCGTGGGGGGAGTGTTCGGTTCAGTGCGGGGGCGGCTTGCAGAATAGAACGAGATATTGTGAAGGGATCGGCTGCACAGGCCCCTCTGTTCAAACAAGGGAGTGCAATAAACACCACTGCCGGGAGTGGGGCTGCTGGTCGGAATGGTCACCCTGCAACGCCTCCTGCGGCTGGGGCGTCAAGACCAGGCACCGGGTCTGCTTAGGCTCGAACTGCTCCGGGCACGACTGGGAGAAGGAGCCCTGCCAGAACGCGCCCTGCGAAT CTGTTCTTGGGTGGAGCAACTGGACTTCGTGGTCCGTGTGCGACAAGAACAATGAGCAGCACCGCCAACGCCAGTGTCGGACGCTAAATCCGGGCCCAAACATGTGCCAAGGGAGCAGCGTTGAAACAAGAATGTGCATTCCGGAGCAATTGAGTG ATGTTGCACGGATGGCTAGTGAGTCGCCACAACTAGCATCCCCTGGGGGAGCAATTCTGTTCCTATTTTTGGGAATAGTGATAGGGCTTGTGTCTGGAGTTGGCGGCACGCACTACTATCACAAAAAGAGGAGAATCAAGATTCCCAGTTCGCCGCATTACATGAGCCCTAAGCAGAATCCCTACATTACAATGCCCCTTCAGGACAGGTCGAAGAAACACAGTGCTTCAACGTCGAacaatcttttaaataatggGACGCTTAAATCTAAATATTGTAGTGATTACGAGAGTGCAACGCTTAAAAGAAACAGTCACACGTTGAATAACGGACACGTAAAGCAGGACTTACTTGACGATGATAAGTATTATTACGACTGA
- the Arp8 gene encoding actin-related protein 8 — translation MMPTYCETPPEHLQSKTIIVIHPGSLNLRIGRASDLNPLTILHAIARRCLNKKYQYRDSFLPPRIDLSQPQEFEDARLSVSHTLQSCLQSDGRRRYATPPQQIAAFNRRAKPEILGPSGGEWLKVEGDTVIGNDILKLDPKETFNIHFPFKRGDFNIHPGPGGSMTSVLVDLETIWTHVLETHFQIEKKDFKHHKAVLIIPDVYNRTFLRELMYLLLQKMGFGSCFLVQDHVAATFGSGLSYACVVDVGDQKTSVSCVEDGICHPNTRVRLEYGGGDITQIFYWLLQKCAFPYKECNDQNKLDSMLLRKLKEDFCHVNLDICGSQEKTLILKQPGKPILKYTIQVGDECIVAPLSMFSPELFGITGVKTIRTQKASSGDPEDPHDENYLRDIRRKGMKDNMEPSTSDLLSEPYLEQSQNPTNEDDVVVDAIDTVAPSYDKEFVIAPGQILGLDQAVLQSIDRCPNEDLKRKMYGCILIVGGGMKFSGIGTWLQNRISLQIPYLYRAEQLDIITNPRDMDPAMVAWKGACIMSCLETAHELWILASEWEKYGVRVLRERAPFTW, via the exons atgatGCCAACGTATTGCGAAACGCCTCCAGAG cACCTCCAGTCTAAGACAATTATAGTGATACATCCTGGCTCTTTAAACCTCCGAATAGGGCGTGCGTCCGACCTGAACCCCTTGACGATTTTACACGCCATAGCTCGCCGTtgtctgaataaaaaataccaGTATAGGGACTCATTCCTCCCCCCGCGAATAGATTTG AGCCAGCCTCAAGAGTTCGAAGACGCCCGTCTTTCCGTCTCCCACACTTTGCAGTCGTGTCTGCAATCGGACGGCCGCCGGCGCTATGCGACGCCCCCTCAGCAAATCGCCGCCTTCAACCGCCGGGCCAAACCCGAGATCTTGGGGCCCAGTGGCGGCGAATGGCTCAAAGTCGAAGGGGACACAGTGATAGGAAACGAC ATTTTGAAACTCGACCCTAAAGAAACCTTCAACATTCATTTCCCGTTCAAAAGGGGCGACTTTAACATACATCCAGGGCCGGGGGGCTCCATGACTTCAGTATTAGTAGACTTAGAAACCATCTGGACGCACGTCCTCGAGACGCACTTCCAGATCGAGAAAAAAGATTTCAAACACCACAAAGCCGTGCTTATTATACCGGACGTCTATAATAGGACGTTCCTGAGGGAACTAATGTACTTATTATTGCAGAAAATGGGGTTCGGGAGCTGTTTTCTAGTTCAA gaTCATGTTGCTGCCACTTTTGGCTCAGGTTTAAGTTACGCGTGCGTGGTGGATGTGGGGGACCAGAAAACTTCGGTTTCGTGCGTTGAGGACGGTATTTGTCACCCCAATACCAGG GTTCGGCTAGAGTATGGAGGTGGCGACATCACACAGATTTTCTACTGGTTGTTACAAAAGTGTGCTTTTCCTTACAAAGAATGTAACGACCAGAATAAGCTAGATTCGATGTTACTGCGCAAATTGAAGGAAGATTTCTGCCATGTTAACTTG GATATTTGTGGCTCGCAAGAAAAgactttgattttgaaacagcCGGGAAAGCCAATTTTGAAATACACCATCCAAGTGGGCGATGAGTGTATAGTGGCGCCGCTTAGCATGTTTAGCCCGGAACTATTCGGAATAACGGGCGTTAAGACTATAAGGACTCAGAAGGCGTCAAGTGGGGATCCGGAGGATCCCCACGATGAAAACTACTTGCGTGATATAAGA CGGAAAGGAATGAAAGATAACATGGAACCGAGCACTTCCGATCTGCTCAGTGAACCATACTTAGAGCAATCACAAAATCCCACAAACGAGGATGATGTTGTTGTGGATGCGATCGATACGGTGGCACCCAGCTATGACAAAGAGTTTGTGATCGCGCCAGGTCAGATCTTGGGTCTTGACCAGGCGGTTCTGCAAAGTATCGACAGATGTC CCAATGAGGACCTCAAGCGCAAAATGTACGGTTGTATTTTAATAGTTGGCGGCGGGATGAAATTTTCAGGAATCGGGACGTGGCTTCAGAACCGCATTTCACTTCAAATTCCATACTTATACCGCGCGG AACAGCTTGATATTATAACAAATCCCAGAGATATGGACCCGGCCATGGTAGCATGGAAAGGCGCTTGCATAATGTCCTGTCTGGAGACGGCTCATGAATTGTGGATTTTGGCCTCTGAGTGGGAAAAATACGGGGTGCGAGTGTTGCGGGAAAGGGCGCCTTTCACATGGTGA